One window from the genome of Cryobacterium sp. GrIS_2_6 encodes:
- a CDS encoding ABC transporter ATP-binding protein has translation MSQTVIEPATTSVRDENSPLLEIRDLEVGFQTQHGVVPAVRGVNLTLYPGQTLAIVGESGSGKTTTAQAIINLLANTGKVTAGQILFEGRDLTTLKDKEMQDVRGRLIGYVPQDPMSNLNPVWNIGFQVEEAIRANGVAQGKAAKLRTIEVLKEAGLSDAEDRLKQFPHQFSGGMRQRVLIGIGLSARPKLLIADEPTSALDVTVQRQILDHLATLTRDYGTSVLFITHDLGLAAERAEQLVVMYKGKVVESGPSQEILANPQHPYTQRLVAAAPSLASRRIQSAKHTAVAAPAGSIAGANDDVLIQRAREREEAAPTKDLISIEGISKLYRIRTKGLKYNDLLAVNDVSFGIQKGTTTALVGESGSGKSTVAKLILQLETITSGRIEFDGQDVAGLKGADLLKFRRRVQPVFQDPYGSLDPQYNVGNTIAEPLLAHKVGTAKERQERVRELLDQVSLPWASRHRYPSELSGGQRQRIAIARALALKPDVLVLDEAVSALDVLVQGQVLNLLTELQTELDLTYLFITHDLAVVRLVADNVCVMQQGRIVEAATTDEVFDNPRQTYTQELLAAIPGGNFEFGR, from the coding sequence ATGAGCCAGACCGTGATCGAACCCGCCACCACGAGCGTCCGCGACGAGAATTCCCCGCTCCTCGAGATCCGCGACCTCGAGGTCGGCTTCCAGACCCAGCACGGCGTGGTTCCCGCCGTTCGCGGCGTCAATCTCACCCTCTACCCGGGCCAGACCCTCGCGATCGTGGGCGAGTCCGGCTCGGGCAAGACCACGACGGCGCAGGCGATCATCAACCTGCTGGCCAACACCGGCAAGGTCACCGCCGGTCAGATCCTATTTGAGGGCCGCGATCTCACCACCCTCAAGGACAAGGAGATGCAGGACGTCCGCGGACGCCTGATCGGCTACGTCCCGCAGGACCCGATGTCGAACCTCAACCCGGTGTGGAACATCGGCTTCCAGGTCGAGGAAGCAATCCGTGCCAACGGCGTAGCCCAGGGCAAGGCCGCGAAGCTTCGCACCATCGAGGTGCTCAAGGAGGCCGGGCTCAGCGACGCCGAGGACCGGCTCAAGCAGTTCCCGCACCAGTTCTCCGGCGGCATGCGCCAGCGCGTGCTGATCGGGATCGGCCTCTCGGCCCGTCCGAAGCTGCTCATCGCCGACGAGCCGACGTCCGCGCTCGACGTCACCGTTCAGCGCCAGATCCTCGACCACCTGGCCACCCTGACGCGTGACTACGGCACGTCCGTGCTGTTCATCACCCACGACCTCGGCCTCGCCGCCGAGCGCGCGGAACAGCTCGTCGTGATGTACAAGGGCAAGGTCGTCGAATCCGGACCCTCGCAGGAGATCCTGGCCAACCCGCAGCATCCGTACACGCAGCGCCTCGTCGCGGCGGCACCGAGCCTCGCGTCGCGGCGGATCCAGTCGGCCAAGCACACCGCCGTCGCCGCTCCTGCCGGATCCATCGCAGGGGCGAACGACGATGTCCTGATCCAGCGGGCCAGGGAACGGGAAGAAGCAGCCCCGACCAAGGACCTGATCTCGATCGAGGGCATCTCAAAGCTGTACCGGATTCGCACCAAGGGCCTGAAGTACAACGACCTGCTCGCGGTCAACGACGTGTCCTTCGGCATTCAGAAGGGCACGACGACCGCGCTCGTCGGCGAGTCCGGCTCCGGCAAATCCACCGTTGCCAAGCTCATCCTCCAGCTCGAGACCATCACGAGCGGCCGGATCGAGTTCGACGGCCAGGACGTCGCCGGCCTCAAGGGAGCGGACCTGCTCAAGTTCCGTCGCCGCGTGCAACCGGTCTTCCAGGACCCGTACGGCTCGCTCGACCCGCAGTACAACGTCGGCAACACGATCGCCGAGCCCTTGCTCGCGCACAAGGTCGGCACTGCGAAGGAACGACAGGAGCGGGTGCGCGAGCTCCTCGACCAGGTCTCCCTGCCCTGGGCCTCCCGGCACCGTTACCCGAGCGAACTCTCGGGCGGACAGCGGCAGCGCATCGCGATCGCCCGGGCGCTCGCGCTCAAGCCGGACGTGCTCGTGCTCGACGAGGCGGTCTCCGCTCTCGACGTGCTCGTGCAGGGCCAGGTGCTCAACCTGCTGACCGAGCTGCAGACCGAACTCGACCTGACCTACCTGTTCATCACCCATGACCTCGCCGTGGTCCGCCTCGTCGCGGACAACGTCTGCGTCATGCAGCAGGGCCGGATCGTCGAGGCCGCAACGACGGACGAGGTCTTCGACAATCCCCGCCAGACGTATACGCAGGAGCTGCTCGCCGCGATCCCGGGCGGTAACTTCGAGTTCGGGCGCTAG
- a CDS encoding ABC transporter substrate-binding protein, with protein sequence MKIRRLGISAIALATAGALMLSGCASGSTTPAKTGDAKAIISTNGSEPQNPLITTNTTETGGGKIMTSIYAGLVSYDAKGEGKNEVAKSISADDAQHWTVTLNTGWKFTNGEAVTSKSFVDAWNYGAKFSNTQSASYFFDDIQGFSYDADTELTGLKVVDDTTFTVTLASPEADWPLRLGYTAFMPLPSVAYADMAAFGENPIGNGPYMLAKTGAWEHNVKIDLITNPDYKGVRTPANGGLSIVFYSSTDAAYADVQGGNLDVLDAVPDSAFATYQTDFPERFVNQPAAIFQAFNMPYYLEHWSGEEGKLRRAAISMAIDRKEITDVIFQGTRTPATDFTSPVIAGYSDSLDGSDVLKFNKEEAVKDWAAADAISPYTGTFDIAYNADGGHAAWVDAVANSIKNTLGIDAVGKPYATFKAALADRKAQKLTGATRAGWQGDYPSMYNFLAPLYQTGAGSNYELYSSTEFDTLLKEGAAAKSVDDATAKYVAAQEVLLKDLPTIPLWYSNVTAVWSDKVENVVFGWDSVPLYNEITKG encoded by the coding sequence TTGAAAATCAGGAGACTGGGCATTTCTGCCATCGCTCTGGCCACAGCGGGAGCACTCATGCTCTCCGGTTGTGCGAGCGGTTCGACGACACCCGCGAAGACGGGTGACGCGAAAGCCATCATCTCGACCAACGGCAGCGAACCGCAGAACCCGTTGATCACGACGAACACCACCGAAACCGGTGGCGGCAAGATTATGACCTCGATCTACGCCGGACTGGTGTCCTACGACGCCAAGGGCGAGGGCAAGAACGAGGTCGCCAAGTCGATCTCGGCCGACGATGCACAGCACTGGACCGTCACGCTCAATACCGGGTGGAAGTTCACCAACGGCGAGGCCGTCACGTCCAAGTCCTTCGTCGACGCCTGGAACTACGGGGCCAAGTTCAGCAACACACAGAGTGCCTCGTACTTCTTCGACGACATCCAAGGCTTCAGCTACGACGCCGACACCGAGCTCACCGGGCTCAAGGTCGTCGACGACACGACCTTCACCGTCACGCTTGCATCGCCGGAGGCCGACTGGCCGCTGCGTCTCGGCTACACGGCCTTCATGCCGCTGCCGTCCGTCGCATACGCCGACATGGCAGCATTCGGTGAGAACCCGATCGGCAACGGCCCGTACATGCTGGCCAAGACCGGCGCGTGGGAGCACAACGTCAAGATCGACCTCATCACGAACCCGGACTACAAGGGCGTACGCACCCCCGCCAACGGCGGCCTGAGCATCGTCTTCTACTCCTCAACGGATGCCGCATACGCCGACGTACAGGGTGGAAACCTCGACGTCCTCGACGCCGTACCGGACTCTGCGTTCGCGACCTACCAGACTGACTTCCCGGAGCGATTCGTGAACCAGCCTGCCGCGATCTTCCAGGCGTTCAACATGCCGTACTACCTCGAGCACTGGAGCGGCGAAGAGGGCAAACTGCGTCGCGCGGCCATCTCGATGGCCATCGACCGCAAGGAAATCACGGACGTCATCTTCCAGGGCACCCGCACCCCCGCGACCGACTTCACATCGCCGGTCATCGCGGGCTACTCCGACTCCCTCGACGGCTCCGACGTACTCAAGTTCAACAAGGAAGAAGCCGTCAAGGACTGGGCGGCCGCTGACGCGATCTCCCCGTACACCGGCACCTTCGACATCGCGTACAACGCAGACGGCGGACATGCTGCCTGGGTTGACGCCGTGGCCAACAGCATCAAGAACACCCTCGGCATCGACGCAGTCGGCAAGCCGTACGCGACCTTCAAGGCGGCTCTCGCCGACCGCAAGGCGCAGAAGCTGACCGGTGCCACCCGCGCCGGATGGCAGGGCGACTACCCCTCGATGTACAACTTCCTCGCGCCGCTGTACCAGACCGGTGCCGGCTCGAACTACGAGCTCTACAGCAGCACCGAGTTCGACACCCTCCTCAAGGAAGGCGCAGCAGCCAAGTCCGTGGATGACGCGACCGCGAAGTACGTGGCGGCCCAGGAAGTCCTGCTCAAGGACCTTCCGACCATCCCGCTCTGGTACTCCAACGTGACCGCCGTCTGGTCCGACAAGGTTGAGAACGTCGTCTTCGGCTGGGATTCCGTGCCGCTGTACAACGAAATCACCAAAGGCTAA
- a CDS encoding ABC transporter permease → MLWYTGKRLLQMIPVFFGATFLIYFMVFSLPGDPIAALFGDRQPAPGVIEQLRIQYHLDQPFIVQYLIYIGGFFHGDLGTTYSGRAVADVMAAAFPITARLALLALFFESVAGILVGLVAGLRKGKLFDASALVVSLLLISVPTFVIGFILQYVFAVKLGWARTTVSSEAPLSELVLPAIVLASVSFAYIVRLTRASVSENLGADFVRTATAKGLSRRRVVTVHVLRNSLVPVVTFLGVDLGSLMVGAIVTEGIFNINGVGGTVYKAIKLGEGPTVVSFIAVMVVIFVLANLLVDLLYAALDPRIRYAK, encoded by the coding sequence ATGCTCTGGTACACCGGCAAACGCCTGCTCCAGATGATCCCGGTATTCTTCGGCGCCACCTTCCTCATCTACTTCATGGTGTTCTCCCTCCCCGGAGACCCCATCGCTGCACTCTTCGGTGACCGGCAACCGGCACCCGGCGTGATCGAACAACTCCGCATCCAGTACCACCTGGACCAGCCGTTCATCGTGCAGTACCTCATCTACATCGGCGGCTTCTTCCACGGTGACCTCGGCACCACGTACTCCGGCCGTGCCGTCGCCGATGTGATGGCCGCGGCCTTCCCGATCACCGCCCGGCTCGCGCTCCTCGCGCTGTTCTTCGAGTCCGTCGCGGGTATCCTCGTCGGCCTCGTCGCGGGACTGCGCAAGGGCAAGCTCTTCGACGCGAGCGCCCTTGTGGTGAGCTTGCTCCTGATCAGCGTGCCGACGTTCGTGATCGGCTTCATCCTGCAGTACGTGTTCGCCGTCAAGCTCGGCTGGGCGCGCACCACGGTGAGCAGCGAGGCCCCGCTCTCCGAACTCGTGCTGCCAGCCATCGTGCTCGCATCCGTCTCGTTCGCATACATCGTGCGCCTGACCAGGGCGAGCGTCTCCGAGAACCTCGGCGCCGACTTCGTGCGCACCGCCACGGCGAAGGGCTTGTCGCGCCGGCGGGTCGTCACCGTGCACGTGCTGCGCAACTCGCTCGTTCCCGTCGTCACCTTCCTCGGCGTCGACCTCGGCTCTCTCATGGTCGGCGCGATCGTGACAGAGGGCATCTTCAATATCAACGGTGTGGGTGGCACCGTGTACAAGGCGATCAAACTCGGCGAAGGACCGACCGTGGTGTCGTTCATCGCCGTCATGGTCGTGATCTTCGTGCTGGCGAACCTGCTCGTCGACCTGCTGTACGCAGCCCTGGACCCGAGGATTCGTTATGCCAAGTAA
- a CDS encoding DCC1-like thiol-disulfide oxidoreductase family protein, giving the protein MTAGTPARATVLIFDGDCAFCTTAVGWMRRLLPAMPDAAPYQWTDLPALGLTETDARSRVWLVDSAGARFGGAAAVAALLRHQPAPGLRFLGWLGTVPPWSWAAEVGYRVVARNRHRLPGGTPACRMKPAE; this is encoded by the coding sequence ATGACTGCTGGTACTCCCGCGCGCGCGACTGTGTTGATCTTCGACGGCGACTGCGCATTCTGCACAACCGCCGTCGGGTGGATGCGCCGCCTGTTGCCGGCAATGCCGGATGCGGCGCCGTACCAGTGGACCGATCTTCCCGCGCTCGGCCTGACCGAGACGGATGCCCGCTCCCGGGTCTGGCTCGTCGACTCCGCTGGAGCGCGTTTCGGCGGTGCCGCCGCCGTGGCCGCCCTGCTCCGCCACCAGCCGGCTCCCGGCCTGCGTTTCCTCGGCTGGCTCGGCACCGTGCCGCCGTGGTCGTGGGCCGCTGAGGTCGGCTACCGGGTGGTGGCCCGCAACAGGCACCGCCTGCCCGGCGGGACCCCGGCCTGCCGGATGAAGCCGGCCGAGTAA
- a CDS encoding ABC transporter permease, whose translation MPSNRQTQPHFVAALEDTPVAAVDRLDETEKARSTWADAWESLRSKPSFWIASALILLIVIVALFPGIFTQVPPDTNCLLATSNKGPEEGHLLGFTRQGCDVYSRIIHGTQASVTVGLLATLIVTLLGVVVGALAGYYGGVFDAIVSRVGDIFFAIPTVLGAIVLMSVLPERNPVTIALALSIFAWPQIARIMRGSVLSARNSDYVTASTALGVSKFRILVRHVVPNAIAPVIVIATVSLGTFIVAEATLSFLGIGLPPGIMSWGNDIGSAQTSIRTNPQVLIYPAIALSVTVLAFLMLGDAVRDALDPESRARR comes from the coding sequence ATGCCAAGTAATCGTCAGACGCAGCCCCACTTCGTCGCTGCTCTCGAAGACACCCCAGTCGCGGCGGTCGATCGTCTCGACGAGACCGAGAAGGCGCGCAGCACCTGGGCGGATGCCTGGGAATCGTTGCGGAGCAAGCCCAGCTTCTGGATCGCCTCCGCCCTCATCCTGCTGATCGTGATCGTGGCCCTGTTCCCCGGCATCTTCACCCAGGTCCCGCCCGATACAAACTGCCTGCTCGCCACCAGCAACAAGGGGCCTGAAGAAGGGCACCTGCTCGGCTTCACCCGCCAGGGCTGTGACGTCTATTCGCGGATCATCCACGGCACCCAGGCCTCGGTCACCGTCGGCCTGCTCGCGACCTTGATCGTCACCCTCCTCGGCGTTGTCGTCGGAGCCCTCGCCGGCTACTACGGCGGCGTCTTCGACGCGATCGTCTCCCGGGTCGGCGATATCTTCTTCGCCATCCCGACCGTGCTCGGCGCCATTGTGCTGATGTCGGTCCTCCCGGAGCGCAACCCCGTCACCATCGCGCTGGCGCTGTCGATCTTCGCCTGGCCCCAGATCGCCAGGATCATGCGTGGCTCGGTGCTCTCGGCCCGCAATTCGGACTACGTCACGGCATCCACCGCGCTCGGCGTCTCGAAGTTCCGGATCCTCGTCCGCCACGTGGTGCCCAACGCGATCGCCCCCGTGATCGTGATCGCGACGGTTTCGCTCGGCACGTTCATCGTCGCCGAGGCAACCCTGTCGTTCCTCGGCATCGGCCTGCCGCCTGGGATCATGTCCTGGGGCAATGACATCGGATCGGCGCAGACGTCGATCCGCACCAACCCGCAGGTGCTGATCTACCCCGCCATCGCCCTCTCCGTCACCGTGCTCGCCTTCCTCATGCTCGGCGATGCCGTGCGCGATGCGCTCGACCCCGAATCGAGGGCACGCCGATGA